The following coding sequences lie in one Candidatus Eremiobacterota bacterium genomic window:
- a CDS encoding efflux RND transporter permease subunit, producing MKFSLTRLFIKRPTLVFVIVALMMFAGVLSTMTIVKELYPDVSQPTVTIQVGYSGASVTEMRDNIVQPIEQSLSGTADLQTVNSVVQQGQASISAIFDINSDTATDLALTNKAIQAAEKYLPTNLTPPTVNLYDPTQSVVVTLAIYSQKLSLSRLALYAQNVIAPALEQVPGISFANVGGLVTPAYEVVVDPVRLAAANLTLNDVVNTLQQNNQRVPGGFAYEPNRQTTIDVRGDIYNLDTVRNLAVIPTGGTSGSGLANSTGAQVESYFGGVSALPGVINPWSATNAVVRVGDVATVTESYEPRLQYAQISGRPGLFMQIQKDATGSEVTASTNVLRALPQVERQFPEISFRVINVQSKFTEQQIDAVTRTLMLAILLTAVAMIFFLRSWRSAIVVCVSIPTSLAIAIAAMKAMHLTIDTISMLGMSLVIGILVDDSTVVLENIERHFTELKQPPAEAAVSGREEIGAAAVVITLVDVVVFLPIAFIQGQVGRQISEFAIVVVISTLTSLFVSFTITPTLAGLWALRSHWKPWRIVDWFGRKFDDARTWYTQRALPWSLDHGRLVALFCGGTFVLALGMVAVGLVGEEFIPPVDRGEIFMQMIYPIGTPIQTVSRGVFAVQRKILQAPDVFANTAVSGAYAASFGGFVSQSNVGQVHVWLKDRRSHPTAWWVQQFRKVVSQTLPRGVQSVVVPATSTGGGNAQPIDFLVTDVTGGDPTPYAQQVTQLLSRVKGATSVNSTGTELGPEVSIQFDRNKAQALGVDLGQAAEAAGSAFGGNVATQFETTAGLEQVQVIYPQSYQTSLDILKSVTVRSTSGAIVYLGDIARFVSTPTAPLITRTNRNNVIHVDANYLPGSSLSAVEAGLLKRLPSLHLPPTIVVRPAPLGQQDFMHQTLVGIGLSMIVSVILVYLLMVALYNSYVSPFIIIFSVPVAAIGAIGALFLTHRTLNLFSLIGTILLIGIATKNGILLVDYANTLRARGLDKLSAIKESAHTRFRPIIMTSVSVVAGNIPLALSLDPGASSRSSLGIVVIGGVLSSLILTLVLIPNIYLWVAPKDQPSPNGEAHPGPEPLALQTHAVPELPAAT from the coding sequence GTGAAATTCAGCCTTACCCGGCTCTTCATCAAGCGGCCCACACTCGTCTTCGTCATCGTCGCTTTGATGATGTTTGCCGGTGTTTTGTCGACGATGACGATCGTCAAGGAGCTCTATCCTGACGTTTCGCAGCCGACGGTCACGATCCAGGTAGGGTACAGCGGCGCATCGGTTACGGAGATGCGCGACAACATCGTTCAACCGATCGAACAGAGCCTTTCCGGCACCGCAGATTTGCAGACGGTGAACTCGGTCGTGCAGCAGGGCCAAGCTTCGATCAGCGCGATTTTCGACATCAATTCCGACACGGCGACGGACCTTGCGCTGACGAATAAGGCGATTCAAGCCGCCGAGAAGTATTTGCCCACGAATCTCACCCCGCCGACGGTCAACCTCTACGACCCGACGCAATCGGTCGTCGTAACGCTTGCCATTTATTCGCAAAAACTCTCGCTCTCGCGCCTGGCCCTGTACGCACAAAATGTCATCGCTCCGGCGCTGGAGCAAGTTCCCGGCATTTCGTTCGCCAACGTCGGCGGTCTGGTGACGCCGGCCTATGAGGTCGTCGTCGATCCGGTCCGCCTGGCGGCCGCGAACCTGACCCTGAACGACGTGGTCAACACGCTGCAGCAAAACAATCAGCGCGTCCCGGGTGGCTTCGCCTACGAGCCCAATCGTCAGACGACGATCGACGTGCGCGGCGACATTTATAACCTCGACACGGTCCGCAACCTCGCAGTCATTCCGACCGGCGGCACGAGCGGATCGGGGCTCGCAAACTCCACTGGGGCGCAAGTGGAGAGTTATTTCGGCGGAGTTTCGGCGTTGCCGGGCGTTATTAACCCCTGGAGCGCCACTAATGCTGTCGTTCGGGTCGGCGACGTCGCAACGGTGACCGAAAGCTACGAACCGCGGCTGCAATACGCGCAGATCAGCGGCCGGCCGGGCCTTTTCATGCAGATTCAAAAGGACGCGACCGGAAGCGAGGTGACCGCCTCGACGAACGTGCTTCGCGCCTTGCCGCAGGTTGAGCGCCAGTTCCCCGAGATCAGCTTCCGCGTCATCAACGTCCAATCAAAATTCACCGAGCAGCAGATCGACGCGGTGACTCGGACGCTGATGCTCGCGATTCTGCTCACCGCCGTGGCGATGATTTTCTTTCTGCGGTCGTGGCGCAGCGCGATTGTGGTCTGCGTTTCGATCCCGACGTCGCTCGCGATCGCGATCGCGGCGATGAAGGCGATGCATCTCACGATCGACACGATCTCGATGCTGGGCATGTCGTTGGTCATTGGGATTCTCGTCGACGACTCGACGGTCGTGCTCGAAAACATCGAGCGGCACTTTACCGAGCTCAAACAGCCCCCGGCAGAGGCCGCGGTCAGCGGCCGCGAGGAGATCGGTGCCGCGGCGGTCGTCATCACCCTGGTCGACGTCGTCGTTTTTCTGCCGATCGCTTTCATTCAAGGCCAAGTCGGCCGCCAGATCTCCGAGTTCGCAATCGTGGTCGTCATTTCCACGCTCACGTCGCTCTTCGTCTCGTTCACCATCACGCCGACGCTTGCCGGATTGTGGGCGCTGCGCTCGCATTGGAAGCCGTGGCGCATCGTCGACTGGTTCGGGCGTAAGTTCGACGACGCGCGAACGTGGTATACGCAACGGGCCCTTCCCTGGAGCCTCGACCACGGGCGGCTCGTCGCGCTTTTCTGCGGTGGTACCTTCGTTTTGGCGCTGGGCATGGTTGCCGTCGGCCTCGTCGGCGAAGAGTTTATTCCGCCGGTCGACCGCGGCGAGATCTTCATGCAGATGATCTATCCGATCGGAACGCCGATTCAAACCGTTAGCCGCGGCGTCTTCGCCGTGCAGCGGAAGATACTCCAAGCTCCCGACGTCTTCGCGAACACCGCGGTCTCGGGTGCTTATGCCGCGTCATTCGGTGGCTTCGTATCGCAGAGTAACGTGGGCCAGGTACACGTTTGGCTGAAGGATCGGCGCTCGCATCCAACCGCGTGGTGGGTGCAGCAGTTCCGCAAGGTCGTTTCGCAAACGCTGCCGCGCGGCGTGCAGTCGGTCGTCGTTCCGGCAACGTCGACCGGCGGCGGGAACGCGCAGCCAATCGACTTTCTTGTAACCGATGTTACGGGGGGCGATCCGACCCCCTACGCTCAACAGGTAACGCAGCTCTTGAGCCGAGTAAAGGGCGCGACCAGCGTCAATAGCACGGGGACGGAGCTGGGTCCCGAAGTCTCGATTCAGTTCGATCGCAATAAAGCGCAAGCGCTTGGCGTCGATCTCGGCCAGGCTGCCGAAGCCGCGGGCTCCGCCTTCGGCGGAAACGTGGCGACGCAGTTCGAAACGACCGCCGGCCTCGAGCAAGTGCAAGTGATCTATCCGCAGTCGTACCAAACCAGCCTCGACATCCTCAAATCGGTCACGGTGCGTTCGACGAGCGGTGCGATCGTTTATTTGGGCGACATCGCGCGTTTCGTTTCGACGCCCACGGCGCCGCTAATCACGCGGACGAATCGCAACAACGTGATTCACGTGGATGCCAACTACCTGCCCGGCTCGTCGCTATCGGCTGTCGAAGCGGGTTTGCTCAAGCGTCTTCCGTCGCTGCATCTTCCACCGACAATCGTCGTGCGGCCGGCTCCGCTCGGCCAGCAAGATTTCATGCACCAGACTTTGGTGGGCATCGGCTTGTCGATGATCGTATCGGTGATCCTCGTGTATCTTTTGATGGTCGCCCTTTACAACAGCTACGTCTCTCCGTTCATAATTATTTTCTCGGTACCGGTGGCGGCCATCGGTGCGATCGGAGCGCTCTTTCTCACGCATCGCACCCTCAATCTTTTCTCCTTGATCGGCACGATATTGCTCATCGGGATCGCGACGAAGAACGGCATTCTGCTGGTGGACTACGCCAACACGCTGCGCGCGCGCGGCCTAGATAAGCTTTCGGCCATTAAGGAGAGCGCGCACACGCGATTCCGCCCGATCATCATGACCAGCGTCTCGGTCGTTGCCGGAAATATACCGCTGGCCCTCTCACTCGATCCTGGCGCTTCGTCGCGCTCGAGCCTCGGCATCGTGGTCATCGGCGGCGTTTTGAGCTCGCTAATCTTGACGCTCGTGCTCATTCCGAACATCTATTTATGGGTCGCGCCCAAAGATCAGCCGTCGCCGAACGGCGAAGCGCATCCTGGACCCGAACCGCTGGCTTTACAAACTCACGCCGTGCCCGAGCTGCCGGCCGCGACGTAA
- a CDS encoding efflux RND transporter periplasmic adaptor subunit yields MNRRNPLPRSLLGLFAMLAAGGCGGRPAPAPTAAAYVQTAVTSFGSIEPSRSLAGVVAPYQNVAVQSTLAEPADAVYVREGDTVHTGELLAQLDTSDLQAQLQSDLATANSNHANTVHTVYQGTLTIAQGYDALRTDQAAVQQAQQTLSNDQKNLQRDQNLLGQGYVSQQAVDAQATLVKNDEQALNTANANVASARSTVQANGTLSGQGLQSAAVQQSSAQEDVALAQSQQVRVQIGKAEIVSPIDGVVVNRNINPGEYPGSRQIFTLQQVDPIYAVLHASSEEVARIVNGAPAAIRAADLTGRASFTGRVVGVLNQINPGSTDFQVKVLLANPGQRLRPGMVVQGTIATLPIRGVRVPVTAFTDDNHDAVMAIEADDTVKTVRVSEIGTDGTVSVVSGVAAGARIVSNGQMSLGDGEKVSFRQ; encoded by the coding sequence ATGAACCGCAGGAATCCCCTTCCGCGCTCGCTCCTAGGTCTCTTCGCGATGCTCGCCGCCGGCGGCTGCGGCGGACGGCCCGCTCCTGCTCCAACGGCCGCCGCGTACGTCCAAACCGCCGTCACGAGTTTCGGCTCGATCGAGCCGTCGCGTAGCTTGGCCGGGGTCGTGGCGCCCTATCAGAACGTGGCGGTGCAAAGCACTCTTGCCGAGCCTGCCGACGCCGTCTACGTTCGCGAAGGCGATACCGTTCATACGGGCGAGTTGCTCGCACAGCTGGACACGTCCGACCTGCAAGCGCAGCTTCAATCCGACCTTGCCACCGCCAACAGCAATCACGCCAACACCGTGCATACGGTCTATCAGGGTACCTTGACGATTGCGCAAGGCTACGATGCGCTGCGCACCGACCAGGCTGCTGTCCAACAGGCCCAACAGACCCTGAGCAACGATCAGAAGAACTTGCAGCGCGATCAGAACTTGCTCGGCCAGGGCTATGTGTCGCAGCAGGCCGTCGACGCGCAAGCAACGCTGGTCAAGAACGACGAACAGGCGCTCAACACCGCAAATGCCAACGTGGCCTCGGCTCGCTCGACGGTTCAAGCGAATGGCACGCTGTCGGGACAGGGACTGCAATCGGCGGCCGTGCAACAGTCGAGCGCGCAAGAAGACGTCGCCCTCGCGCAATCGCAACAAGTACGCGTCCAAATCGGCAAGGCGGAAATCGTTTCGCCGATCGACGGCGTGGTCGTGAATCGAAACATCAATCCCGGCGAGTATCCGGGCTCCCGTCAAATCTTTACGCTGCAGCAAGTCGATCCGATATACGCCGTGCTCCACGCTTCGAGTGAAGAGGTAGCGCGGATCGTCAATGGCGCCCCGGCTGCCATCCGTGCGGCCGACCTGACCGGACGCGCGAGCTTTACCGGGCGCGTGGTTGGAGTTCTCAATCAAATCAATCCCGGTTCGACGGATTTTCAAGTAAAGGTGCTGCTCGCCAATCCCGGCCAGCGCCTGCGCCCGGGCATGGTCGTGCAGGGCACGATCGCCACGCTTCCAATACGCGGCGTTCGCGTGCCGGTAACCGCCTTCACCGACGACAATCACGATGCCGTCATGGCGATTGAGGCCGACGATACGGTGAAGACCGTTCGCGTCAGCGAGATCGGCACGGATGGGACCGTTTCGGTGGTGAGCGGCGTGGCAGCCGGAGCGCGTATCGTGAGCAACGGTCAGATGAGCTTGGGCGACGGCGAAAAGGTTTCGTTTCGCCAGTGA
- a CDS encoding response regulator transcription factor, with product MNLRTGVAVNPARVLVVDDERALRELLEYGLGQAGFDVRSVPDGSDAFPLLEAWDPDVIVLDVMLPGKDGLTLLPEIRTLTTAPVIMLTARTELPEKIAGFTAGADDYVGKPFDLEELVARLRTLLRRPRIEHHERLTYADLTIDASSRSVYRGNRRIDLSPREFDLLRVFAEHAEEVLTRSELLDLVWGVDRDVIPNTVETYVSFLRAKIDSGESVKLIHTLRGAGYSLRTTPS from the coding sequence GTGAATCTGAGAACAGGCGTGGCGGTCAACCCCGCTCGGGTGCTCGTGGTCGACGACGAGCGCGCTTTGCGGGAACTTCTCGAGTACGGGCTAGGGCAAGCCGGCTTTGACGTGCGCAGTGTGCCCGACGGATCCGACGCCTTTCCGCTTCTCGAAGCGTGGGACCCGGACGTTATCGTGCTCGATGTCATGCTACCCGGGAAAGACGGGCTTACGCTCCTGCCGGAGATCCGGACCTTGACCACCGCTCCGGTCATCATGCTGACCGCACGTACGGAACTGCCCGAGAAAATCGCCGGCTTTACGGCGGGGGCCGACGACTACGTCGGCAAGCCCTTCGATTTGGAAGAACTGGTGGCGCGCCTGCGCACGCTGTTGCGGCGCCCTCGAATCGAGCATCACGAGCGGTTGACGTATGCCGATCTCACCATCGATGCGTCGAGCCGCTCGGTCTATCGCGGCAACCGGCGCATCGATCTCTCTCCACGCGAGTTCGACCTGTTGCGCGTCTTTGCCGAGCACGCCGAAGAGGTGCTGACGCGTTCGGAGCTTCTCGACCTCGTATGGGGGGTCGATCGAGACGTCATTCCCAACACGGTCGAAACCTATGTTTCCTTTCTGCGGGCAAAGATTGACAGCGGCGAAAGCGTGAAACTGATTCACACATTGCGCGGCGCCGGTTATTCGTTGCGGACCACGCCCTCGTGA
- a CDS encoding HAMP domain-containing histidine kinase, with amino-acid sequence MSTRLARRIQTLAAIEISLVLVAVLVAGALLAFGFYTRALSNELSGTLSQLEAALATSTPTNARAGGEFASRLLLGTGSEIVFLDADTRVAVYRLHRGDARPVVAVRRRGDLSGDPHPRGPLARVILGLATAFGLQSLYAHVGTVYIIVHANDATLVATIRAFLIPLLVALLIAVGCGILIARALTRQALSPLDDVTTALRRFASGDLTPQPIAADERHELGALAVAYNGAIEQMERAFAARDRANLSMRQFIADAGHQLRTPLTVVQGFIAILRRGGFEKPADREHILDTMNDQSRIMGSLIDKLILLERWESPDADTVKTTIDVGTLVADLVAPIADAHPERRFAVSTENGILAEIDPTELGYVVTNLADNALKYGAGDIGVHVRAQDSSAVIEVSDHGPGIPSSDVSRVFDRFYRGAQRDVPGSGLGLAIVKRAVERAHGTIALDTSPYGSRFIVQLPRTA; translated from the coding sequence GTGAGCACGCGGCTCGCCCGGCGGATTCAAACGCTTGCAGCGATCGAAATCTCGCTCGTGTTGGTCGCGGTGCTGGTGGCTGGAGCGCTCTTGGCGTTCGGTTTTTACACTCGCGCACTCTCCAACGAGCTGAGCGGCACCTTGAGCCAGCTCGAGGCCGCACTGGCAACCAGCACGCCGACAAATGCGCGGGCCGGCGGGGAGTTCGCGTCGCGGCTGCTCCTGGGCACCGGAAGTGAAATCGTCTTTCTCGACGCCGACACGCGGGTAGCCGTCTACCGTTTGCACCGCGGCGACGCGCGCCCCGTTGTTGCGGTCCGCCGGCGGGGGGACCTATCGGGAGATCCGCATCCGCGCGGACCGTTGGCACGCGTGATCCTGGGCCTTGCGACCGCATTCGGCCTGCAATCGCTCTACGCGCACGTCGGCACGGTCTACATCATCGTTCACGCGAACGATGCCACCCTGGTCGCGACGATCCGCGCATTTCTGATACCGCTGCTGGTGGCACTGCTGATCGCCGTCGGGTGCGGCATCTTGATCGCGCGAGCGCTGACACGCCAAGCGTTGAGTCCGCTCGACGATGTTACGACCGCGTTGCGCCGCTTTGCCTCGGGGGATCTGACGCCGCAACCGATCGCGGCCGACGAGCGTCACGAACTTGGCGCGCTGGCCGTCGCCTACAACGGGGCAATCGAGCAAATGGAGCGCGCATTTGCCGCGCGCGACCGCGCCAACCTGTCGATGCGGCAGTTCATCGCCGATGCCGGACACCAACTGCGAACGCCGCTGACGGTCGTACAAGGATTCATCGCCATTCTGCGTCGCGGCGGCTTTGAAAAGCCGGCCGATCGCGAGCACATCCTCGACACCATGAACGATCAAAGCCGGATCATGGGCTCGCTCATCGACAAACTCATCTTGCTCGAGCGCTGGGAAAGTCCCGACGCAGATACGGTCAAGACGACGATCGACGTCGGAACATTGGTGGCCGATCTCGTTGCTCCGATCGCCGACGCACACCCCGAACGCCGTTTCGCCGTCTCAACCGAGAACGGTATCCTCGCGGAGATCGATCCGACCGAGCTCGGCTACGTCGTTACGAATCTGGCCGATAACGCGCTGAAGTATGGCGCCGGCGACATCGGCGTGCACGTACGCGCCCAGGATTCGAGTGCGGTCATCGAGGTTTCCGATCACGGCCCGGGCATCCCGTCGAGCGATGTTTCCCGCGTTTTCGACCGTTTCTATCGCGGCGCGCAGCGCGACGTCCCCGGATCGGGCCTCGGTCTCGCCATCGTCAAGCGCGCCGTCGAACGCGCGCACGGCACAATCGCGCTCGACACGAGTCCATACGGCTCGCGCTTCATCGTGCAACTTCCGCGCACTGCCTAG
- a CDS encoding nucleoside deaminase: MSVDEAHVRRAIALADQAARAGDVPIGAVLLTGDFVFEAKNEKELRNDPTAHAEMLVLREASQRRGAWRLSDATLYVTKEPCVMCAGAIVAARIKRLVYGAKDPKGGADGSAFDVLRSTKTNHRLEVTSGVLEGETSSQLQRFFATRRAGAQEGIKD, from the coding sequence ATGAGCGTCGACGAAGCGCACGTGAGGCGCGCGATTGCCCTCGCCGATCAGGCTGCGCGCGCCGGTGACGTTCCCATCGGTGCAGTTTTGCTCACCGGCGATTTCGTGTTCGAAGCGAAGAACGAAAAAGAATTGCGCAACGATCCAACCGCGCACGCCGAGATGTTGGTGCTGCGCGAGGCCTCGCAGCGTCGAGGCGCGTGGCGGCTTTCGGATGCGACGCTCTACGTTACCAAGGAGCCGTGCGTCATGTGCGCCGGCGCGATCGTTGCGGCACGGATCAAACGTCTTGTCTACGGCGCCAAAGATCCCAAAGGCGGGGCTGACGGGAGCGCCTTCGACGTGCTCCGCTCGACCAAAACAAATCATCGCTTAGAGGTCACATCGGGAGTCTTGGAAGGCGAAACTTCATCGCAGCTGCAGCGATTTTTCGCGACGCGGCGCGCGGGCGCTCAAGAAGGTATCAAGGACTGA